Genomic DNA from Candidozyma auris chromosome 1, complete sequence:
TATGTGGATCGGGTGCAAAACTTTGGGTCCACcagttttttgcaactctCAACAATGTGTGTGCACAACCCGCATAGAGTTGGTTAGTTTGTTGGGAGGTCGGTAAAGTATAGCGAGTTGGCGCCATGCAGAGACGTGTTTATGGGGCGCGAATTTAGGCAACAGAGGAGGGCTCGGGCGCATTAAAAAACCGCGTCGCGGGCGTCATTTCGCCCCAAAGGAGTTATCTCTCGCGGCGAGTTTGCAGCCGGGACCCCAGGGTGTCCGCCAAGGGAGAGACAAAAGTCTAGCTAAAAGACTCAATTCGAAAAAGGTAGTTCAATGATTTTTGGGCTGTTGATGAACTTCCCATTTTGGCCAGTATGACCACTGCtgggctttttttttccccttTCATTTGCTTGTGTGAATGGTGTTGGTGGCTTGAATTCTGAGATCCAGACTAAATTTCGAGCTGGCGTCGCGGGTGAGGCAACACACATGAGACACGGTCTCTTCATAGTGTTTTgcggctgcgaaatgccTCCAAAACTCGCTTCATAATGACTGGCGCTCCTTATGCATCGCATGATAATTAGTGGCCCAAGGAAGCAGCATAATTGCGAGGCACCCTTTGCCCTTTTCGTGTTCAATTGTTCCAATTGGGAGAGCGTGCTCAAATTTTAACTTGTCGAGTAGGACCTTCCCTGGCAGCTTTGTagatcttcttgtcctcTTTTAGGTAGCAACGAAGATCTGATAGATCTCAACTTTGTAAGTATTAAAGTGCTGAGTGGaacttcttggtggagTGCTTGTGCCGAACTAATCAGCACACAACTTGTGTCCTCCACAAGTGCTACACCTGAATAATAAGCTTTCTGACTTCACTTGAGCGTTTCATGAGCAACCGGATCTTGACTTCTGGCAGAAGAAACACAGATATTGCAAGAATCATTTGCTGCACTTTTTGAACCAAATTAAACATTGCTCAGTGGCAATACTCAATCGAAGTATCATCAACACATCCCAAGGTCACATCTTCTTAATTTCTAaaaccttcttcacatAAGCGATTCCCCGgtttgctcttcttcaactacCCTGCCCCTACCAAACATCTTTCTCCACTACCCAGTCTACCGCTTCTCGAAGACCTTCACCGCTAATTCCCGAAACTGCTCTTGTTGTAAACTTCTCCGGTGGCATCTCTCTAGAAAGCTTCAATTCCTCGTCTACCATGCGCTTCACATTCAACTTATCTTCCTCGGTCATCATATCCACTTTATTGATCAAGACCACGAAGTATACTCCCGAAAGCTGGTCTTGTCGTATAACTTTCTCCCGTAACTCCCTGTACAGCTCTTCCAACTGGGCGATATTCGAGCCGTCAATGACCCAAATCACCACGTCGGAACGGTCAAAGTAATTGCTCCAGAACCCTCGAAGCAGAAGCTGCCCACCAATATCCCACACATTGAGATTGTACCCTTTCCAGGGAACTGTGTGAATCAGAAAACCTGCCGTCGGGACCACATCTAGGGGATCTCGCCTCATCAAGTTACTAACGATCGTGCTCTTCCCAGCATTATCCAATCCCAATATAAGCACCCTAATTTCCCTGTCCTTGAGTTTCTGCTTTCGTATAATGCTCAAAAGGCCCATCGCAAGCTTATTATGATTCTAATGAATATATAAAAAAAGCTTTAtcgaaatcaaagaaaattggGATTTTTGGAAGCCTTTTACAGTTTATTTTGCCAGATCTGCTAAATGTCTTCGCTTGATGTCTACCTCTGTTGATACTATAGTCGGCGAGACCTGCACCCTAAGCTCATTGCTGCCCCAGATTTAATATAGCATATTTGCCATTGCTTTGGGTACAGCTCATGGGTCGAAAGCAGAAACAGCTGTCGATCTTCGAGTTCTCCTTTCAGCAAGAACGCTACCAGGGTGATGTGGACTTGACTCAGGAGCCTGAACCCGCGGATTTTGCTCCATCTTCCAGGACCATGGAAGCCATTCCCTGTCCTGTGTGTGCTACAAGCATGGCTTCATGGGAGATGAACGTAAGAGTACAGCATGTGGAGGAGTGCTTGACTATAACTGCTATCGGTGAAGATTCAAGCGTCAAAAATGGAGTTGTGGATGAAATTaagaaggaggaggccAGCGTGCCCCTGATgaggtggctgcaaaatggagGCGACAAGAAGCCGGAGCGGCCAGCCTTGGAGAGAGACACTTCCCTGGCGAAAAAGCGGAAAGTTATTCTTTCTGCTGTTCAGAAAGATAGGTTGAAGTATGTGAACTCGAGAGAAGAGGTACCAAAACGTCAGAAGCTGAGGTCAGATAACGTTGCTGACGAAGAGCCTCCAACAGAGCTTCTACCGAGCTCAAGGACTACGCCCATTCCAGAGCTTAAGATTCTCACGTTTCAGCCACGTCCAGGGGAAGCCTATCAAATCTCGGTAGACGCGTTTCACTACAAACCACACGAGTCGATCACTCAATACTTTTTATCGCATTT
This window encodes:
- a CDS encoding Arf family GTPase CIN4; the encoded protein is MGLLSIIRKQKLKDREIRVLILGLDNAGKSTIVSNLMRRDPLDVVPTAGFSIHTVPWKGYNLNVWDIGGQLSLRGFWSNYFDRSDVVIWVIDGSNIAQLEESYRELREKVIRQDQLSGVYFVVLINKVDMMTEEDKLNVKRMVDEELKLSREMPPEKFTTRAVSGISGEGLREAVDWVVEKDVW